In a single window of the Lujinxingia litoralis genome:
- a CDS encoding ExbD/TolR family protein, with protein MQFESFERESPTINVSALIDVVFILLIFVVLAANFDRVREMDVVLPSAEQTSAPSTDAEVLTLLPTGEMRLGDRSVTRAELFDALKKSRESFEVLVLVGDGEVALKEAVFVFDEAARAGFESVSIATRKAESAD; from the coding sequence CGCCGACGATTAACGTCTCGGCGTTGATCGATGTGGTCTTTATCCTGCTGATTTTTGTGGTGTTGGCGGCCAACTTCGATCGGGTGCGTGAGATGGACGTGGTGCTGCCCTCGGCCGAGCAGACCAGCGCGCCCTCCACCGATGCCGAGGTGCTCACGCTGCTTCCCACCGGGGAGATGCGGCTGGGGGATCGGTCCGTGACCCGCGCCGAGCTTTTTGATGCGCTTAAGAAGAGTCGCGAGAGCTTTGAGGTACTGGTGCTGGTGGGCGACGGGGAGGTGGCGCTGAAGGAGGCGGTCTTTGTGTTTGATGAGGCCGCCCGGGCCGGCTTTGAGTCGGTGTCGATCGCCACGCGTAAAGCCGAAAGCGCCGACTAA
- a CDS encoding energy transducer TonB → MKHNDVRVGWGKPLGVVLVLHLGLALIPLDFAGARARDPEPIKLTLQAVEPPPEPVAEPVAPVEEPPPEPPPEPPPEPPPEPVKVPPKAPVKAPKTASSEVVIPEPEPVVEPVPEEAPVSLEAEPVVDPSASEAAEAVRDPVVEAAATPAPAPRVDPVNWGAYEAGVARALEAEKRYPRMARRMGLEGEAVVRLIIRRDGQLAQPPQLVRSSGQSLLDKEALRMVEAAAPYALLPEASVIDEFEFVVPIHFRLE, encoded by the coding sequence ATGAAGCACAACGACGTCAGGGTGGGGTGGGGAAAGCCGCTGGGCGTGGTGCTGGTGTTGCACCTGGGGCTGGCGTTGATTCCGCTTGATTTTGCGGGGGCCCGTGCGCGCGATCCGGAGCCGATCAAGCTCACGCTCCAGGCCGTGGAGCCGCCGCCGGAGCCGGTGGCTGAGCCGGTGGCGCCGGTCGAAGAGCCGCCGCCGGAGCCGCCGCCAGAGCCTCCCCCGGAGCCGCCGCCAGAGCCGGTTAAAGTACCGCCGAAGGCCCCGGTGAAGGCTCCGAAGACGGCCAGCTCAGAGGTGGTGATACCGGAGCCGGAGCCGGTGGTGGAGCCGGTGCCCGAGGAGGCTCCGGTGAGTCTGGAGGCTGAGCCGGTGGTGGATCCGAGCGCAAGTGAGGCCGCCGAGGCGGTACGGGACCCGGTCGTCGAGGCGGCGGCTACGCCGGCGCCGGCGCCGCGGGTCGACCCGGTGAACTGGGGGGCCTATGAGGCCGGGGTGGCCCGGGCGCTGGAGGCCGAGAAGCGCTACCCGCGGATGGCCCGGCGCATGGGGCTGGAGGGGGAGGCGGTGGTGCGCTTGATCATCCGCCGCGATGGTCAGCTGGCGCAGCCGCCGCAGCTCGTGCGTTCCAGCGGACAGTCGTTGCTCGATAAGGAGGCGCTGCGGATGGTGGAAGCCGCTGCGCCCTACGCGCTCTTGCCGGAGGCGTCGGTGATCGACGAGTTTGAGTTCGTGGTGCCGATACACTTCCGGCTGGAGTAG